GCTACACCGGCGGCGTGTTTCACCGCACCGTGAAGCTCAACCCCGACAACCAGCCCCACAGCACGGTGAAAATCGAAGTGATCCAGGGCGGCGTGAATCCGGATTTCGCCGAGAAGGACTGGCCGCCCCTCGCCCTCGAGCGCACCCGTGACACCGGCCTGAAGCACCTCGACGGCACTCTCTCCATGGCTCGCGCCGGTCCGGACACCGCCACGTCGGATTTCTTTATCTGCCTCGGCGCCCAGCCGGAGCTCGACTTCGGCGGCAAGCGCAACCCCGACGGCCAGGGCTTCGCCGCCTTCGGCCGCGTGACCAAGGGCCTGGAAATCGTGAAGAAAATCCAAACCGCCCCCGCCGAGGGCCAGAAACTCACCCCCGCCATCCGCATCCTGAAGATCG
The DNA window shown above is from Oleiharenicola lentus and carries:
- a CDS encoding peptidylprolyl isomerase, with product MKRLLFALLVPLATTLAAWAGPQIRLTTELGAIEAELHADQAPVTVANFLKYVDAGRYTGGVFHRTVKLNPDNQPHSTVKIEVIQGGVNPDFAEKDWPPLALERTRDTGLKHLDGTLSMARAGPDTATSDFFICLGAQPELDFGGKRNPDGQGFAAFGRVTKGLEIVKKIQTAPAEGQKLTPAIRILKIERLP